DNA sequence from the Acidobacteriota bacterium genome:
AAGAAGGCGGTGCCGGTGGAGCTGAAGCAGGTGGAGTTCCCGATCGACGTCTACGAGCGCAACGCCGCCTGGGAGAAGCGCAACGACATCTACGCGCTGATGAAATGACGACGATGGCCACCAAGATCCTGTTCGTGGACGACGATAGCGACCTGGCGGAGAGGCTGGGCGCCGTACTGCGCCATCACGGCTACGACGTGACGCTGGCCTCCTCGGCCCGGGACGGGCTGCGGACCGCGCTCGCCCTCAAACCCGACGTGATCATCCTCGACGTCTCGATGGAAACCGACACGGCGGGCTTCGAGTTCGTGGGCCAGCTGCGCAGCCAGCGGGCCGGTTCCAGGTACCGCGAGATCCGCGCGACGCCGGTCGTCCTGCTGACGGCCATCAACCAGGTGACCAATTCCCGGTTCTCGCTCGACGACCGCCAGAGCTTCCTGCCGGACGTGAGCGCGGTGCTCACCAAGCCGGTGAGGATCGAGACGCTGCTGGCGCGACTCGGCGACGCGCTCGGGCGGGAAGGGCCCACCGCGTGATGAGGAGGGTCCTCGTCTCGCTGCAGAGCAAGCTCCTGCTGAGCCTGTTCACCATTGTCGGCATCGCGGGTGCCGGGATGGCGCTGCTGGGCCAGGCGATCATCGAGAAGAACATCATCAACCAGGCGTACGACGAGGTCGGCCAGTCGCTGGGGATGTACGGCGAGCTCTACGCGAACCGGCTGACGATCAAGGACCGGCTGATCGCCACCGTCGCGTCCTACCCGCAGTTCCGGGCCGACGTGCGGAACCGCGACAAGGAGCGCATCTTCCGGGTCATCGCGGAACTGCTGAGCGAGAGCACCTTCGACATCCTGAACGTGACCGACGAGCGGGGCCGCGTGCTCGTCCGCTCGAAGGGGCCCGACGTGACCGGCGACGACGTCAGCGACGACCCGTACGTCCGCCAGGTGCTGGAGGTCGGCAGGCCGGTGTCCGGGTTCGACGTCATGGACCACGCCAGCCTGCTCCGCGAGGCGCCGGAGATCGCCTCTCGGGCGAGGATCAGCGTGGTGCCGACCGATCGCGCGCGGTCCTCCGAGGAGCGGACCGAGACGCGCGGCCTGTTCCTGAAGTCGGCGTGCCCGATCCGCTTCAACGGCAGGCTGGTGGGCGTCATCTACGGTGCGCTGCTGCTCAACAACGACGCGAGCCTGCCGGACCTGGCCCGTTCGCTCGTCTTCGGCGACGAGCAGGTGAACGGGCACGACATCGGTACGGTCACGCTCTTCCTCGGCGACGTCCGCATCTCGACCAACGTCCGCGACAGCAGCGGCCGCCGGGCGATCGGCACCCGCGTCTCGAGCGAGGTGTACCAGCGGGTGTTCGAGGACGGGGCGGAGTGGCGCGACAAGGCGTTCGTGGTGGACCGGTGGTTCATCGCCGCCTACAGGCCGGTGCGGGACCTCGACCAGCAGATCGTCGGCATCATGTACACCGGGATCCTCGAGGAGAAGTTCCGCGGGATCCAGCGGCAGGCCGCCGGGTCGCTGGCGGTGCTCATCGGGCTGCTGTCGCTGGCGTCGTTCGGCCTGTCGTCCTTCCTGGTGCACGTCATCATCAGGCCCGTCACCGACCTGGTGAAGGCGTCGCGTGAGATCAGCGCCGGGCGGCGCGTGCGTGTCGAGATCCGTTCCGACGACGAGATGGGCCGGCTGAGCCGGGCGTTCAACATGATGCTGGACGCGCTCGAGGCCAAGGAGCGTCAGGCGGCCGAGGACCTGGAGATGCAGATCCAGCAGACGGAGAAGCTGGCGTCGGTCGGGCGGCTGGCCTCCGGCATCGCGCACGAGATCAACAACCCGCTCACGGGCGTGCTCACCTACAGCGACGCGCTGCTCGAGGAACTCGAAGGCACGGAGCACGCCGACGACCTGAGGGTGATCAGGGCCGAGACGATGCGGTGCCGCCAGATCGTGCGCGGCCTGCTCGACTTCGCCCGCGAGACCACGCTCGAGCAGACGCAGACGAATCTCAACCGGGTGATCGAGGAGTCGCTGGCGATTCTCGAGAAGCACGTCGCCTTCCAGAACATCCGCATCGTCCGCCAGCTCGAGACCCGGCTGCCGGAGATCTACGGCGACGTGAACCAGCTGAAGTCGGTGGTCAACAACCTGGCGATGAACGCCGCCGACGCCATGCCCGAAGGCGGGCTGATCACCGTCACCACCGAGACCGCTTCCGACGGCGCGTCCGTCGTCATGCGGGTCCGCGACGCCGGCCACGGCATCAGGCCGGAGGACCTGAGCCGCGTGTTCGATCCCTTCTTCACCACGAAGGAGACGGGGAGGGGCACGGGGCTGGGGCTCTCGGTCACCTACGGCATCGTGAAGCGGCACAACGGCAACATCACCGTCTCGAGCCAGGTGGACCAGGGTACGACCTTCGAGGTCCGCCTGCCGATCGGCATGCCCGACGAGGACGTATGAAGACCGCACCGAGGCTTCTCATCATCGATGACGAGGAGATCGTCATCAGCAGCTGTCATCGGGTTCTCCGGAAGAGCGGCTACGAGATCGAGAGCGCGCGCTCCGGCGAGGAGGGGCTTCAGAAGGCGGCCGCGACGAAGTACGACGTGATCGTCACCGACCTGAAGATGCCCGGCATCGACGGGCTCGAGGTGCTCCGCCGCCTGAAGGCGGCCGACCGGCAGCAGGTGGTCGTCGTCTTCACGGGATTCGCAAACGTCAGCACCGCGCGCGAGTCGCTGAAGCTGGGGGCGTTCGACTACGTGCCGAAGCCGTTCACGGCGCAGGAGCTCCGCGACGTCGTCGCCAATGCGCTCGAGAGCGCCCACCACGCGAGCTCGGCGAAGATGCTCGACCTGCTGGCGATCGTCGCGCACGAGTTCAAGAGCCCGGTGGCGGTGGTGCACACGACCGCCGAGACGATGTACCAGGGGTACTTCGGCCACCTGACGCCCGAGCAGCAGCGCAGCCTCGCGACGGTCCTGCGGAACTGCCAGTACCTCGAGGACATCCTGCGCTCCTACGTCGATCTGACGCGGATGGAGCTCGACCAGCTCGAGTTCACGCCGCAGGCGATCGACCTCGCCGCGGACGTGGTCGAGCCCATCCTCACGACGCCCGAGTACCAGGAGAACCTGAAGCAGATGCGCCTCGTGGCGCACTGCGAGCCCGTGCCCGCGGTCAAGGGCGACGTGAACCTGCTGAAGATCGTCGTCAACAACCTGGTGAACAACGCCATCAAGTACGGCGCGCCAGGGACCGACATCCGCATCGACGTCGGGCCGGAGGACGGCCGGGTGAGGCTCTCGGTCCACAACCAGGGCCCGGGCATCCCGCCCGAGGCCATCGCGACACGCCTGTTCACCCGCTTCGGCCGCCTGAAGCAGAAAGGCACGGAGGGCGTGAAGGGTTCCGGCCTGGGCCTCTACATCTGCAAGAAGATCGTGGACATGCACGGGGGCACCATCGGCGTGACCTCGGAGCCCGGCAGGTTCGCGCGGTTCGACGTCGCGCT
Encoded proteins:
- a CDS encoding response regulator — translated: MATKILFVDDDSDLAERLGAVLRHHGYDVTLASSARDGLRTALALKPDVIILDVSMETDTAGFEFVGQLRSQRAGSRYREIRATPVVLLTAINQVTNSRFSLDDRQSFLPDVSAVLTKPVRIETLLARLGDALGREGPTA
- a CDS encoding cache domain-containing protein → MRRVLVSLQSKLLLSLFTIVGIAGAGMALLGQAIIEKNIINQAYDEVGQSLGMYGELYANRLTIKDRLIATVASYPQFRADVRNRDKERIFRVIAELLSESTFDILNVTDERGRVLVRSKGPDVTGDDVSDDPYVRQVLEVGRPVSGFDVMDHASLLREAPEIASRARISVVPTDRARSSEERTETRGLFLKSACPIRFNGRLVGVIYGALLLNNDASLPDLARSLVFGDEQVNGHDIGTVTLFLGDVRISTNVRDSSGRRAIGTRVSSEVYQRVFEDGAEWRDKAFVVDRWFIAAYRPVRDLDQQIVGIMYTGILEEKFRGIQRQAAGSLAVLIGLLSLASFGLSSFLVHVIIRPVTDLVKASREISAGRRVRVEIRSDDEMGRLSRAFNMMLDALEAKERQAAEDLEMQIQQTEKLASVGRLASGIAHEINNPLTGVLTYSDALLEELEGTEHADDLRVIRAETMRCRQIVRGLLDFARETTLEQTQTNLNRVIEESLAILEKHVAFQNIRIVRQLETRLPEIYGDVNQLKSVVNNLAMNAADAMPEGGLITVTTETASDGASVVMRVRDAGHGIRPEDLSRVFDPFFTTKETGRGTGLGLSVTYGIVKRHNGNITVSSQVDQGTTFEVRLPIGMPDEDV
- a CDS encoding response regulator gives rise to the protein MKTAPRLLIIDDEEIVISSCHRVLRKSGYEIESARSGEEGLQKAAATKYDVIVTDLKMPGIDGLEVLRRLKAADRQQVVVVFTGFANVSTARESLKLGAFDYVPKPFTAQELRDVVANALESAHHASSAKMLDLLAIVAHEFKSPVAVVHTTAETMYQGYFGHLTPEQQRSLATVLRNCQYLEDILRSYVDLTRMELDQLEFTPQAIDLAADVVEPILTTPEYQENLKQMRLVAHCEPVPAVKGDVNLLKIVVNNLVNNAIKYGAPGTDIRIDVGPEDGRVRLSVHNQGPGIPPEAIATRLFTRFGRLKQKGTEGVKGSGLGLYICKKIVDMHGGTIGVTSEPGRFARFDVALDCA